The sequence below is a genomic window from Coffea arabica cultivar ET-39 chromosome 4c, Coffea Arabica ET-39 HiFi, whole genome shotgun sequence.
CAAGGATGGAGGAGGCAGGAAGAGTATTAGAGGAAATGAAGGTTCATGGGTTTGTTCCAGATGCATTCACGTATAGCATACTGTTTGATGGTCATTTGAGGTCTGGAAATGCAGATGCTTCATTGGCTTTGTATGAAGATGCTGATCGTAGAGGGGTGCAGTTGAATGAGTGTGCTTATGGCGTTTTGGTTAATGGATTGTGTAAGGAAGGGAAAATGGATAAGGCCGAGGAATTAATGAAGCATTTGATGGAAAATGGGGTTGTTCCCACGAAGGTAATGTTTAATGCTATGGTTGATGGGTACTGCAGAGAAGGCAACAAAGAAAAGGTGCTTTTAACAATTGGCGAAATGGAAAAATTTGGGTTGAGGCCTGATTGCATCACATTTAATACAATGATCAACATGTTCTGCAGAGCATCCGAGATGGATAATGCGAATGAATGGATTAAGAAGATGACTGAGAAGGGAATCAGCCCCAATCTAGAGACATATAACACCCTGATTCAGGGCTATGGGCGAAATTGTCAGTTTGAGAGGTGTTTTCAGATTCTTGAGGAAATGAaagacaatcaaataaatcccAACGTTGTTACTTGTGGTTCTTTAGTAAACTCCTTATGCAAGGATGGTAGGCATCTGGAAGCTGAAGTGATACTCAGGGATATGATATGTAGAGGGGTTCTGCCAAATACTCAAATTTACAATGTACTCATAGATGAGCATTGTAGAAGAGGAAACATAAAAGATGCATTTAGTTTACTTGATGAAATGTTGAAAAGTGAACTCCCTCCAACTCTAGTGACATACAACACACTCATTAGCGGGCTCTGCAAAAGAGGGAGGGTTACAGAAGCTGAAGAGTTGACTTTGAAAATCATAAGCATCGGTCTGCATCCTGATGTCATCACATATAATTCCTTAATATCAGGGTATTCCAAGGCAGGGAACACCTGGAAGTGTTTTGAGTTATATGAAAAGATGAAAGCATCAGGTGTTAAACCTACCTTGAGCACATATCATCCTCTAATTGCACAATGTAAAGCAGAAAAACAGGGACAGATGCTACTGGAGAAAATTGTTCAAGAAATGTCTGACATAAACCTGATTCCTGATCGAGTCCTATACAATGAGCTTCTTCATTGTTATGTAAATCATGGAAAAGTCCAAAAAGCATTTTCTCTGCAGAGTGAAATGGTAGAAAGAGGGATTCCTCCTGATAGGATGACCTTCAATGTCTTGATATTGGGTTGTTTCAAGGAGTGCGAGGTTGAAAAGGCCAAGGATCTTTTTGATGGCATGAGGGCTGGAGGATTGATTCCTAATGCTGATACATATAACACACTCATTGCAGGACACTGCAAACTAAACGATTTTGTTGGAGCATATATCTGGTACAGGGCAATGCTTGAATGTGGTCTTTACCCAACTAACACTGTTTGTATTGAGCTTCTCGCAGGCCTCAGAgaggaaggaaaattggaagaGATCCGGATAATTTGCTCTGAGATGAGTGTTAAAGGATTGAATGAGTGGAGCATGAGTGAGGACTTCCCTGCAGCTACTGAAGTGTAATATAGGAATGCTCTGCGCCGCTCCATCTTTTTGAATCAAGTATTAGAGAAGGAACCAATTATGCAGATCGTCATGATTGTGATGCTCTCATCTACAAGTTCTCAAGGGTAATTAACTACATTTTTAGATTAGTTATCTGCTGTCAAATTTGTCCAATCGAGATCAGATTGCAGGAAGTTGGATAGGTTGAGTACCTGTCATGTTTCTTTACAATTAGTATGATACCTCCTGTTACTGTACCTGACTTTTATACAAATAAGTATTCACTCCATTGCTTGCAGACTGCATGGGCCCTTTTAGGGTTGACATGCCCCATTGGATGTTTCAAGATATTTACATAATGCAGTTTAAAATGTTCTCCCAAATAAATTAGATGCAGTTATAGGATTGAGGTGAAAGATTATAGGTACATTATCATGAAAATAGCTGTTTAAAGACTGAGAATAGTCAATTAATTACTTCTTCAGATAAATTTGAAGTGTCACATCCTGGATGTTGTGTTTGCATTATTCTTTAAGAATTGTTGACTAATTTTGGTTTCcatcattcttaatttttcagaGGATGCTGAACTCACTCCTTGGAGGCTGAGCTGGAGAATATACTGGACTAATCAATTTGTGGCAACATAGCAAATGGACACTGTACTTGGTTGGCTTTCTACTTAATATCCAGGTTATCTTGTGAGATTTTTGTTGACATATACACAGGTTTCCTTTACATATTAGACATGTTATAGTCCATTGAAAATGAACAGAGTGTCAGCAAATTGCTGACTAGCCATGGCTTTTTAGGTTGTCATTGATGATGCTTAAACCTGTGAATTTCTATGCAGCCAGAGAAGTCCTACTCAACACAGGAACTTTGCCATCTTCTGGGAACTGTAATTGTGAAGAAGGCACGGGTGCAATCTATATTGGGTGGGTCCTACTGTCATAGGTATGGTAAAtactagaaaattttttattactttctATACGAAAGTCACATGTGCACACAGTGTGTAAACAAACTACTGACTCGAATTATTGGCTCTGCATGACTTTAATAGTCATTTTCCCATTTACTAGCAGGGTCAAGCTCTATTACTACATGTTTGAGAGACCTCATATGTAGGTGATATGCTAGAGCAAGGCATCCCCAAGATATGCTGGAGTGCTAGATGCGGGTGAGAATCAGTTCACTGTGAGGATTTGGAGCTTTTCAGGAtggtttttttttccaattggaTGAAGGTATATTTGCCTTCTGTAATTTGCAAAAGCTTGAAGGGATTTTTTCAATTGCTGGGAAGGAGCACATTCAGCTTGCTTGCAATTTACGATGACTAATATGGAAGGATAGAACAAAGCAGAGTTCAGTGAATCCAGATTAGATATTGACAAGGTTGCACATAAAGCCACTCAGGAACAGTGAGAATACAGCACGAGGAGTTGAGCGTAGTGGAAATGGAACATATTGAGGTTTGCATCAAGATGAACTCTGCTGCAACAATCTGTCCAATTAAGAACAAGTTAGGATATGGGATAATTGCAAGTAACTGGCCTGGGGAGATTGTAGCAAGCTGGGCAACATCAGAAGCAAGTGAAGGCAGCAAGGATGCTGCAGAAGCTGAAGCTAGCAAATATGATTAACCAAAGCCATTAGTTTACAATTACTAATCTGATGCTAAAGCTGCAAATATAGCCAAAGATATGTTGGTCTTGAGTCCTCTGTTTTGTATGTGGTTCTTTTCTCATATTAACTTGCAAGGAAATGATTGGTAGCAAATTGGCAAAATTTGCCATTGGAGGGATAGAAAACATTACCGTGTCTTTGTAAAGTAGCACAGTGTGGAACTTGGAAGTGGGTAGTACTAGTACCCATTATATTGTGAAGCTAAGGCTACTCTTGTTCATTTTAACAGTACAACTCATGCCATTTTGCTAGTAAAGTGTTAAGGTTTGCTGATGGTCCTAATTTTTATGTCATCACCAGCCTCAAACATTTTGAAACTCATAGGTTTTAACAGAAACTACAAAGTTACGAAAAAAAAATAACTCCACAGAGCAATGGAAAGTAGTAATGTAGAAAAAATCCCTtaaaacccaacaagataaataaataaataaaatgaagaaactagttgtggatactaaattcatataaatgaaggacgaaattagtaagttatgataaatttaacaatgaccccTAGGCTTTGAGTCTGTTGTTcacgtacccataaacaatttgaattacacagtagactccagtacttgccataatccattaaacagtAGACAACGCAGAGGAGACTAGGGATGTACGCGAgccgagctactcgcgagtagctcggtcaacaactcggctcgaactcgggttgaccgagttcgagtcgagtttcgagtaGCTCGATTAcaaatcgagtcgagtttcgagtcACGTTTTCCCAGCTTGAGACTCGACGAGCCGGAgttatttaaataaaaaaaatttataatttaaataatatatatttattataattataaaatgaccgtTATGGGTATAAGTTATATGAAATTTACAATATACCCTTCTTTATAATAAAATCCTATAATGGCAAAAAAGTAATTAcacactaaaaagaaaaaatgtctaaaaaaaaaaaggaagaaaagactTTCTTCCTTCTCTGTTCGACTTTCTTCTCTGTTCGAAGAAAGCCTcgccaaaaaattcactttaccAGCCGGCAACCACTCATCGCCATCGCCATCGCCATCGCCATCGCCATCGCCATCGCCATCACCGCATCTGTGAGACTCCATCGCCATCGCCATCGCCATCGCCATCACCGCATCTGTGAGACTCCATCGCCATCGCCATCGCCATCGCATCTGGTAACCAGATTCTGGTATGTCTGCCTCTGCTCTAATGTTACTCG
It includes:
- the LOC113740163 gene encoding uncharacterized protein — translated: MAKRRVRLLLLPSKFRSIRQCKFLCSLPSAPPLHNETAAVAAPAANEAAHATDENLQQHLRKLRILLQQNRTETAKRLLNTLIRSNSASQLYTLYSLSSPPPTKPIFSSFLLSFYAELKLPDEATEVYDLIKRDGNFPSLYAFNLFLESLVSSRQYNKTLEVFLDAVNSGIRVDKFSCGKAIQSAVKLGDLEGAVEQMRRMRKCGIKPNGFVYNVVIGGLSKEGRVADARKLFDEMVDRRVLPNRVTYNTLIDGYCKAGDLEEAFNVRERMKNDNVEANVVTYNTLLGGLCRAARMEEAGRVLEEMKVHGFVPDAFTYSILFDGHLRSGNADASLALYEDADRRGVQLNECAYGVLVNGLCKEGKMDKAEELMKHLMENGVVPTKVMFNAMVDGYCREGNKEKVLLTIGEMEKFGLRPDCITFNTMINMFCRASEMDNANEWIKKMTEKGISPNLETYNTLIQGYGRNCQFERCFQILEEMKDNQINPNVVTCGSLVNSLCKDGRHLEAEVILRDMICRGVLPNTQIYNVLIDEHCRRGNIKDAFSLLDEMLKSELPPTLVTYNTLISGLCKRGRVTEAEELTLKIISIGLHPDVITYNSLISGYSKAGNTWKCFELYEKMKASGVKPTLSTYHPLIAQCKAEKQGQMLLEKIVQEMSDINLIPDRVLYNELLHCYVNHGKVQKAFSLQSEMVERGIPPDRMTFNVLILGCFKECEVEKAKDLFDGMRAGGLIPNADTYNTLIAGHCKLNDFVGAYIWYRAMLECGLYPTNTVCIELLAGLREEGKLEEIRIICSEMSVKGLNEWSMSEDFPAATEV